One genomic region from Kineobactrum salinum encodes:
- a CDS encoding transporter translates to MIKDSPALDIPRIADNVGGVLTGRGKFILEPSLQYSYSDNNRVFLDGFTFLPAIAIGLIDLREIKRHSTIFSVAGRYGLSSRLEAELRVPYVYREDSQRSRPVSIGVGDDQIFEADGDGLGDIELALRYQLNEGRAGWPVFIGNLVTSFDTGSSPFDVEFVQSTPGAMFPTELPTGAGYLSVQPGISMLYPTDPGVFFGNLSYSWNEETDEDIAGIERSVDPGDTLGLGFGMGFALNDRSSFSIAYSHKHVFASKTDGVEINGSVLDIGQLSIGYSVRANTATRYNLSVNIGTTDDAQNVGLTLRMPMTF, encoded by the coding sequence GTGATCAAGGATTCACCCGCCCTGGACATTCCCCGTATCGCGGACAACGTCGGCGGCGTCCTGACCGGGCGGGGCAAGTTCATTCTCGAGCCGTCGCTGCAGTACTCCTACTCCGACAATAACAGGGTCTTTCTGGACGGATTCACGTTCCTGCCCGCGATCGCGATAGGGTTGATCGACCTGCGGGAAATCAAGCGCCACAGTACCATTTTCAGCGTCGCCGGACGCTACGGACTGAGTTCCCGCCTGGAAGCCGAGCTGCGCGTACCTTATGTCTACAGGGAAGACAGTCAACGCTCGCGGCCGGTCAGTATCGGCGTCGGCGATGACCAAATATTCGAGGCGGATGGCGATGGCCTGGGCGATATAGAACTGGCACTGCGCTACCAGTTGAATGAAGGCCGCGCGGGCTGGCCCGTATTCATCGGCAATCTGGTCACGTCCTTCGACACCGGCTCCAGCCCTTTCGACGTGGAGTTTGTACAATCCACCCCCGGCGCCATGTTTCCGACCGAGCTGCCCACCGGGGCGGGGTATCTCAGCGTGCAGCCCGGCATCTCAATGCTGTACCCGACCGATCCGGGCGTATTTTTCGGCAACCTGAGTTACAGCTGGAATGAAGAGACTGACGAAGACATAGCCGGCATAGAGCGCAGCGTGGACCCGGGAGATACACTGGGGCTGGGTTTCGGCATGGGGTTTGCGCTGAATGACCGCAGTTCCTTCAGTATTGCCTACTCACACAAGCACGTGTTTGCCTCAAAAACCGACGGTGTGGAGATCAACGGCAGCGTCCTGGATATTGGCCAGCTGAGCATCGGCTATTCAGTACGCGCCAACACCGCCACACGCTACAACCTGTCGGTCAACATTGGCACCACGGATGATGCCCAGAATGTCGGCCTGACCCTGCGGATGCCTATGACGTTCTAG
- a CDS encoding C39 family peptidase, with product MAGKLFRSALLASLLTGMSAIAVAMEIGGVAAGGHFTVPVTSFAERKFSTVYRQQYDFSCGSAALASLLTFHYRDPVSEREVFVDMFDHGDQNKIRRQGFSMLDMKHYLQRRGYRSNGFKVALEQLNVPAITIVNQQGYLHFVIIKGSRPREILVGDPSVGIKAIDRQQFEAMWENRILFLIEDGSHHASSTYHDDQAWEPRVRAPLAAGVDRSSLANSNLLRRGAFDL from the coding sequence TTGGCTGGGAAACTATTTCGGTCAGCGTTGCTGGCATCGCTGTTGACCGGCATGAGCGCCATTGCGGTAGCCATGGAAATTGGCGGTGTCGCTGCGGGCGGACATTTCACCGTGCCGGTTACGAGCTTTGCGGAGAGAAAGTTCAGTACTGTCTACCGCCAGCAGTACGACTTCAGCTGTGGCTCTGCCGCCCTCGCCAGTCTGCTGACCTTCCATTATCGGGATCCGGTCAGCGAACGCGAGGTCTTCGTCGACATGTTCGACCATGGCGATCAGAACAAGATTCGCCGGCAGGGCTTTTCAATGCTGGACATGAAGCACTATCTGCAGCGCCGCGGTTACCGCTCGAACGGTTTCAAGGTGGCGCTGGAACAGCTGAACGTGCCCGCAATCACCATTGTTAATCAACAGGGCTATCTACACTTCGTCATCATAAAGGGCAGCAGGCCCCGGGAGATCCTGGTGGGCGACCCCTCGGTGGGTATCAAGGCGATAGACCGGCAACAGTTCGAAGCGATGTGGGAAAACCGTATTCTATTTCTGATCGAAGATGGCTCCCACCATGCTTCCTCGACCTACCACGACGATCAGGCCTGGGAGCCGCGGGTCAGGGCGCCTCTCGCTGCCGGGGTGGACCGGAGCAGTCTGGCCAACTCCAACCTGCTCCGCCGGGGAGCGTTTGATCTGTAA
- a CDS encoding winged helix-turn-helix domain-containing protein translates to MSKQTRTPLCIISDSADTLTGPYSREHDHVVGEPLAEQLDQCLRKYTDRNRHALSERRRQERREWQDRRRAARALSRAVIPPRSYSVGPFVIDPDSREVSMNNRSLFLSTKEFQLFHLLASNVGKVLAADVIILELWPESSRANKSDLYQYIHLLRRKIEEDPQRPRWLVTVKGVGYQLRASATL, encoded by the coding sequence TTGAGCAAACAGACACGTACCCCTCTGTGCATCATCAGTGATTCGGCGGATACGCTGACCGGGCCGTATTCGCGCGAGCATGACCATGTGGTCGGCGAACCGCTGGCAGAGCAGCTCGATCAGTGCCTGCGCAAATACACTGACCGGAACCGGCACGCCCTGTCCGAGCGCCGCCGGCAGGAGCGCAGGGAATGGCAGGACCGACGCCGGGCCGCGCGGGCACTATCACGGGCAGTGATTCCACCCCGTAGCTATTCAGTGGGGCCATTCGTCATCGACCCGGACAGCAGGGAAGTCTCCATGAACAATCGGAGCTTGTTCCTGTCCACCAAGGAATTCCAGTTATTCCACCTGCTGGCCTCGAATGTCGGCAAGGTGCTTGCGGCCGATGTGATCATTCTTGAGCTCTGGCCGGAAAGCAGCCGCGCCAACAAATCGGACCTGTACCAGTACATCCACCTGTTGCGGCGCAAAATCGAGGAAGATCCCCAGCGCCCGCGCTGGCTCGTTACCGTGAAAGGCGTCGGCTACCAGCTGCGTGCCAGCGCCACGTTGTAA
- a CDS encoding TonB-dependent receptor domain-containing protein translates to MFYQGDLTFGELVNLMVGARLDDYDLSSNDTGHLSIDDPAQSASDDDFTWNASLSLLLDNGLVPYITYAESSAIENSQAGDVSPSLVSNGQWLSESDLKEVGLKFDLFDQTLVGGVSYYDQNRTRLSTRDRVVATTSKGTELELRWLVDDNVSATLTATDQETTIEGPETGFIYVPAYAVGLTPAQASGGSLAVFSFASSPIGFPGDYTATNIPENTVSLYGTYVSDPLSWGQAGASLGITHVSETATLLSGPVIYPSYEVVNLSLFATLDKTQLSLNINNLLDEEYFQPAAGSYVNTSALPGRAREWRITLKQTF, encoded by the coding sequence CTGTTCTATCAGGGTGACCTGACCTTCGGGGAGCTGGTCAACCTGATGGTGGGTGCCCGCCTCGACGACTACGACCTCAGCTCCAATGACACCGGCCACCTGTCCATCGATGACCCGGCGCAGTCCGCCTCGGATGACGATTTCACCTGGAACGCCAGCCTCAGCCTGTTGCTGGACAACGGCCTGGTGCCTTACATCACCTATGCGGAAAGCTCTGCCATCGAAAACAGCCAGGCGGGCGATGTGTCACCCTCCCTGGTCAGCAATGGCCAGTGGCTGTCGGAGTCGGACCTCAAGGAAGTGGGACTCAAGTTCGATCTCTTCGACCAGACCCTCGTCGGGGGTGTCAGTTACTACGACCAGAACCGCACGCGACTCAGTACCCGCGACCGGGTAGTGGCCACCACCAGCAAAGGCACGGAACTGGAATTGCGCTGGCTGGTCGATGACAACGTCAGCGCCACATTGACCGCCACCGACCAGGAAACCACTATCGAAGGGCCGGAAACCGGCTTCATCTATGTGCCCGCCTACGCAGTGGGCCTGACCCCCGCACAGGCCTCTGGAGGTTCGCTGGCGGTCTTCAGTTTTGCCAGCTCCCCAATTGGCTTTCCCGGCGACTATACCGCCACCAATATTCCGGAAAACACCGTCAGCCTGTACGGCACCTACGTGTCCGATCCTCTGAGCTGGGGCCAGGCTGGCGCGTCCCTGGGTATCACGCATGTATCCGAGACCGCCACCTTGCTCAGCGGCCCGGTGATCTATCCCTCTTATGAGGTGGTCAACCTGTCGCTCTTTGCCACTCTGGACAAGACACAGCTGAGCCTGAATATCAATAACCTGCTGGACGAGGAGTACTTCCAGCCGGCAGCCGGCAGCTACGTCAACACCTCCGCGCTGCCGGGCCGTGCCCGCGAGTGGCGCATCACCTTGAAGCAAACCTTCTGA
- a CDS encoding alkaline phosphatase D family protein: MSMMNRRDLLRALAVATAAGPAAYATPLTLYRGPVQFKHGVASGDPGPHDVVLWTRVTPQGDAKHGDVAVDLEIALDPAFREGNRLLPGLRAVASRDYTLKHVLRNLQQGTDYYYRFHSQGSTSPTGRIRTLPQGEVDSLRFAVASCALWSSGYFHAYDAIANMEGLDAVFHLGDYIYEYGSAAGDYGMRIGNRIGRMPEPAHRLQSLADYRQRHAQYKSDQQLQRAHACAPWITVWDDHELANNSWHSGDEATEEEDSAPWNAKKIAALRAYYEWMPIREPLANDRQSAACRSFRFGDLLELFMVESRLTGRDRALDYKQDLQWDGDQPDTASFQALLENPAREMLGAWQTDWLRQSLSQSVAAGVNWQVLGNQVLMARVAAPSVRSAMPARLWEELLGRLSGPQRERVLRNELLSAHDIPSNLDSWDGYPAARSRVYDAIREANARVVALAGDTHMFWANELWDDQGRQRVAVELATTSLTSPSYGDYLPEAPIGTAMAARSREVIYNDPKSKGYLDITFDRNHVTASFISMSSVTEKDYTASTTAQFTARRDDGKGQVGGVVATAATGPDRGAVARGPASMT; encoded by the coding sequence ATGAGCATGATGAATCGCCGGGACCTGCTGCGCGCCTTGGCGGTGGCAACCGCAGCCGGACCCGCAGCCTATGCGACCCCCCTCACGCTGTACCGCGGGCCGGTGCAGTTCAAGCACGGCGTCGCCAGTGGCGACCCGGGCCCCCATGATGTCGTCCTGTGGACGCGGGTAACCCCGCAGGGCGATGCCAAACACGGCGATGTCGCCGTGGATCTGGAAATTGCCCTCGACCCCGCGTTTCGCGAAGGCAACCGGCTGCTGCCGGGTTTACGGGCGGTCGCCTCGCGCGACTATACGCTCAAGCACGTGCTGCGCAATCTGCAACAGGGGACAGACTATTACTACCGCTTCCACAGCCAGGGCTCTACCTCCCCCACCGGCCGTATCCGCACTCTGCCACAGGGAGAGGTCGACAGTTTGCGCTTCGCCGTGGCCTCCTGTGCGCTGTGGTCCTCCGGGTACTTCCACGCCTATGACGCCATTGCCAACATGGAGGGCCTGGATGCGGTATTCCACCTCGGTGACTATATCTACGAATACGGCTCAGCGGCCGGCGACTACGGCATGCGCATTGGCAACAGGATCGGTCGCATGCCCGAGCCGGCGCATCGTCTGCAGTCGCTGGCAGACTATCGCCAGCGTCACGCGCAGTACAAGAGTGACCAGCAGCTGCAGCGTGCCCACGCCTGTGCACCATGGATTACCGTGTGGGACGATCACGAACTGGCCAACAACAGCTGGCACAGCGGCGATGAAGCCACCGAAGAGGAAGACAGCGCCCCGTGGAATGCCAAGAAAATAGCCGCCCTGCGCGCCTACTACGAATGGATGCCGATACGCGAACCGCTGGCCAATGACCGGCAAAGTGCCGCCTGCCGAAGCTTCCGCTTCGGCGACCTGCTCGAGCTGTTCATGGTGGAGAGCCGCCTCACCGGGCGCGATCGCGCACTGGACTACAAGCAGGACCTGCAGTGGGACGGCGATCAGCCTGATACGGCCAGCTTCCAGGCACTCCTGGAGAATCCCGCTCGTGAAATGCTGGGAGCGTGGCAGACCGACTGGCTGCGGCAGTCGCTGTCGCAATCGGTGGCCGCCGGGGTGAACTGGCAGGTCCTGGGAAACCAGGTACTGATGGCGAGAGTCGCCGCTCCTTCAGTGCGCTCGGCAATGCCTGCGCGGCTATGGGAGGAGCTTCTGGGCAGACTTTCCGGGCCGCAGCGCGAGCGGGTTCTGCGCAACGAACTTCTCTCGGCTCATGACATTCCTTCCAACCTGGACTCGTGGGACGGTTATCCGGCAGCCCGCAGCCGTGTCTATGATGCAATACGCGAAGCCAATGCCCGGGTGGTGGCCCTGGCCGGTGACACGCACATGTTCTGGGCCAACGAACTGTGGGACGACCAGGGCCGTCAGCGAGTGGCAGTGGAACTTGCCACCACCTCCCTCACCAGCCCCAGCTACGGTGACTACCTGCCCGAAGCGCCTATCGGCACCGCCATGGCGGCGCGCAGTCGCGAGGTGATCTACAACGACCCCAAGAGCAAGGGTTACCTGGATATCACCTTCGACCGGAACCATGTCACTGCCTCGTTTATCTCGATGTCGAGCGTGACGGAGAAGGACTACACGGCCTCAACTACAGCTCAATTCACCGCGCGCCGGGACGATGGCAAAGGGCAGGTCGGGGGGGTTGTGGCTACCGCCGCGACGGGGCCAGACCGGGGCGCGGTAGCGAGGGGACCTGCGTCTATGACTTGA